From Triticum urartu cultivar G1812 chromosome 2, Tu2.1, whole genome shotgun sequence, a single genomic window includes:
- the LOC125541000 gene encoding uncharacterized protein At4g17910-like: MRSNELPLSTGYWGMYLIGVSLGYFLFHNLSSKGNIRSTQVVKVWVLAASFWILAIILDSYVERVSRRMCNFAYVMLVFGQNFQVISILTLAGSISHDKNLVLEEAFNQNMLGVFIVANILTGLVNLSVDTLSASPLAAFMILVAYTFTLCMLAGLAQFSGVRIKFW; encoded by the exons ATGCGATCTAATGAACTCCCTCTTTCCACGGGATACTGGGGTATGTACCTGATTGGTGTATCTCTGGGTTACTTTTTGTTTCATAACCTTAGTTCAAAAGGAAATATCAGGAGCACTCAAGTGGTAAAAGTCTGGGTTCTCGCGGCATCATTTTG GATTTTGGCGATCATTCTTGACAGCTATGTTGAAAGAGTTTCTCGACGAATG TGTAACTTCGCCTATGTTATGCTTGTGTTTGGCCAGAATTTTCAg GTTATATCTATTCTCACACTAGCGGGGTCCATTTCACATGACAAGAATTTGGTTCTTGAGGAAGCATTCAATCAAAATATGCTTGGGGTATTCATTGTG GCAAATATCCTAACTGGTCTAGTAAATCTCTCAGTTGACACGCTTTCGGCCTCTCCCCTCGCTGCCTTCATGATTTTGGTAGCATACACCTTTACTTTGTGCATGCTTGCTGGTCTTGCTCAGTTTTCTGGTGTTAGGATAAAATTTTGGTGA